The window CCAGCTGGGTGAGGTCTCGTCCGAACTGGGTGAGATCCGCGACACCTTGCAGGCGGCGGCCGATGGCGGATCGGCCGATAGTGCCGCGATTGCCAGCCGGCTGACCGAGATCGGCGGCCAGATCGAGACCATGTCGGGCGCCCCGGTTTCCGACAATATCGCCACCCATGCGGGCCGGGTGCTTGCGGCAAAGCCCGAGGCCTACGATCAGGCCGCCGAGATCCTGACCGTCGGGCTGTCGGTCGCCCACTGATGCGATCAACAGCCGGAATCTGGGCAAAAGGGGGGGCGCTTTGCGCCCTTCTGGCCGTTCTGGGGGCCGGTGCCGCTGACCCTGTAAAGGCACAGCAGCCGGCGGATGCTGCAAGTGATGGCGGGCTGTCGCCCTTTGCCGTGACCAACGCCCCGGCGGGCGCGCCGAGCACCGCCAAACAAGACCCTTGCGCCGATTATATTCCGCAGCCCAAGCCGCAGAATGCCAGCCGCGATATCGTCGGACAGGATCTTGATACGATTGTCGAGCGCGGCTTTATGACCTTTGCCGTCTACGACGATTTTCCGCCCTATTCCTGGCAAGACGGCGACACGCCGACGGGTGTCGATGTCGAGATCGCCCGCCTGATCGCCGACAGCATCGGCGTCGATGCGCGTTTTACCTTTGTGATGGCCGGCGAGAATCTGGAAACGGACCTGCGGCTGAACATCTGGCAAGGCTCGGCGCTGAACGCGCCCGTCGTCAATGTGATGATGCGCGTCCCCTATGACAGCCATTTTGCCTGCCGGGTCGAGCAGGTGGTCTTTAACGGCCAGTATGCCGAAGAAAGCATCGCCATCGCTTATGCCGATAGCGACTATCCCGATGGCGGTCCGGTGCCCGCCTATTTCCGTTTCGACACGGTCGCGGTCGAGAACGATTCGATCTCTGATTTCTACCTCAGCGGCTTTGCGGGCGGCCAGACGGCTGCCGGGGTGCGGCGCTATCCAACCATGGCCGAGGCGATGCAGGCGCTGGCGGATGGCGAGGTAATGGCGGCGATGGGGCCGCGCGCGCAACTGGAATACGGCATCGCTCAGGCGGGCCCGGATGCCGGTATTTCGCTGCACCAGCCGCCCTTGCCCGGTCTGGCAAAGTCGCGCTGGACCTTGGGAACGGGCGAGCATTTCGCCTATCGTCCGCTGGCCTATACGGTGGATGATGCCATCGCCGCCGGGCTGCAAGACGGACGCATCGCCGCGATTTTTGAAAGCTATGGCCTGACCCATCAACCGCCTGACAGATAGCGGGCCTAACCGCCTGACGGGACGACGGCGGCCAGAAATCCGCGCAGTTGCGCCATATCCAACGGTTTTTGCAGCAATGCCAGCCCCTCGGCCAGACAGGCCTCGACCAGAGCGGGTGAGCGGTCGGCCGAAATGATGCGACCGGGACGGCGGCCATAGCGGGCCTCGATCTCGCGCGCGAGGTCCAGACCGGTTTCACCCTCGCCAAGCTGATAATCCAGCAGCAACGCATCGGGCACGATCCCGGCCTCGTCCAGCAGGGTCAGCGCCTCTGCGTAAGACCCGGCCTGCAGCACGCTGACGCCCCAGCCATCCAGCAGCGCAACCAATGCTTCGCGCAACTGGTCGTCATCATCGACCAGCAACACGATCAGCCCGTCATCAGGCAGGATCAGCTCTTCGCCATCCGCAATGGGGTGGGGGGTGGTACTGGCATAACCCGCCGGCTGTGAGCCGGCCAGAGGGACGGTCACCTTGAAGACACTGCCGCGCCCCTGAACAGATTGCAGTTCCAGCGGATGGTCCAGCCGCGCGCAGGCGCGCTCTACGATGGCCAGTCCCAGCCCCATGCCTTCGCTGGCGCTGGCACGGCGGTTCAGACGGCGGAATTCCTCGAAGATCACGCGCTGGTCTGCCTCTCGGATGCCGGGGCCGGTATCCCAGACTTCCAGCCGGACGGTGCTGCCACGCCGGCGCGTGCCGATCAGCACCCGGCCGGTTTCGGTATAGCGGATCGCATTCGAGATCAGGTTCTGCAGGATCCGCCGCAGGAAGGCCGCATCGCTGACGACGTGGACATTGCTGGGCAGGATGCGCAGATCCAGCCCCTTGGCCTCGGCCAGGGGGGCCAAGGCGCTGGCAACCGGGCGCAGGATGTCGATAAGCGGGAAAGGATAGCGATCCAGCGGCTCTTCCTCGCTGTCCAGACGAGAGATATCCAGCAGCGCCTCGATGATGTCCTCGACATTCTGCAGGGCCTGTTCGGCCTTGGCGATTGTGTCGCCATGCGGCCCCTCCTTGGCGCCGGTCAGATAAAGCTTGGCGGCGGACAGGGGCTGCAGCAGGTCATGGCTGGCGGCGGCGACAAACCTGTTCTTGGCGGCATTCGCACGCTCGGCCCCGCGCAGTGCCTGCTGCAGTTCCGCCGTGCGAATGCGCACGCGCTGTTCCAGCGACTGATTGACCCGTTCCAGATCGGCAAGGCTTTCGCGCTCGCGGGTGATGTCGGTCATACTGATGATAAAACCGTCATCGGGCAGGTTCTGCATAAAGGTTTCCAGCGTGCCACCCTGCCTGCCCGGCAGTTCCAGAAACACCGGCGCGGTCCGCAGGCGCTGGTCGCGAACCCAATCGCTGATGCGGTTGCGTGTTGCTGTATCCGGCATCACGAACAACTGCTGCAACTGCTCCACCACGCGTTCGAAATCCGAGCCGATGCGAAACGCCGAGGGCGGCAGGCGGGTCAGGATGCGAAACTGCGAGTTCCACAGAACCAACCGCGCGTCGCGGTCAAAGACGGCCACCCCCTGCGCCAGATGATCCAGCGCGGCGCTGATCACCTGTGACTGGTTGTCCAGCAGGTTTTCGCGCGCCGCACGCTCGGCCCGGATCAGATCGGTCACGTCGGTCTGGATGATCGCGGTGCCGCCATTGGCGGTGCGGTGCTCGCTGATCTGCAACCAGTGATCGCCGGTCAGGCCAATGGTCAGGTTGGCATGGGGCTGGCCGTGGCTGCCCATCCGCGCCCTGCGCCAATCGTCGCGCGAGGTGCCCTCGGACAGCCGCAGATGGGCGCTTTCGCTGGCCAGCCTGATGTAATCGGCAAAGCCCATGCCCAGTTGCAACCGCTCGCGAATGTCGCGCAGACCCCAGCAGAACCGCGTATTGAACAGCTTGAGCTGGTCGTCCTGATCAAAAAGGGCAAAGCCTTCTTGCACCGTTTCCAGCGCGCTTTCCACATCGCGGCGCTCGCGCTCGATCTGGGTGTTGGCATCCGACAGCCGCTCGTTGCTTTCGTTCAGCAGGCGCAGGGCGGTTTCCAGTTCCGAGGTCCGCCGGCGGACCTCTTCTTCCAGCACCACGGCTCGTTCGAACTGCGCATAGGCGGCACCATCGGCATCTGTCTGTGCCTCGACCCGGTTCATCAGCGCCTTGCAGATCGCGCCCAGCTTGGTCAGTTGCCGTTCAGGCGGGTCGGCGGGGTCCAGCAGGTGATTGGTCATCGCGCGCCGGATCGATGCGGGTGATAAAAAGCGACGCCGGTCATGGTCATGTTCACATGCATCGCGCCATATTGTTCACCATAGGTCGAGAAGCCGACGACATCATGGCGGCGCAGGCTGTCGGACATCTGGCGGGTCAACTGGGTCTGTTCGGCCTCTTGCCGGCGCAAGATGCAATCGCACATCAGGATGCGGTCCAGATCGCCTGCACCCGCAATCGCCTGCAGATCCTGTTCCAGCGTCTGGGCAATGTCGCGGTTCTGGGCCACCGTCAGCACCACGCCTTCGTCGATGGCCGAATAAAAGACCAGATCGCCATCCTCGGTGATCCGCTGGATCGAACGCACATAGAATGCCCCGCCGACGCGCACGACCAGCGGATGCGCCGAGAAACTGAGCGTCGTCAGCTGATCGGGGTCCTTGCCCAGAATGCGGGCATATTCGCGCGCGGCAGGTTCATCATTGATGCGCTGGACGATCCGGCGGTCGCGGTCTGCGCGCGTCACGACCATGCGGCGGTCGCCTGCCTCAAGGTGATCAAAGCTAAACACCTTGATCGGGCAGTCGGTGCGCACAAAGGCGATGACGGCGGCATTGGTCATCACATGCCCGCCGCGCCCGATCAGGCAGCGCTCGAACCGCAAGCCGTCCGCAGCGGAACCGCCGAACAGCGGCACCGGCCCAAGGCCCTGCGCCACCATGCGCATCAGGGCGTCTTCGCGCATGGTCAACCCGTCAACCATGAGAAAGGCGAACTCGTGCCGGAAATCGGGTCCGTCCTCGGCGGTCATCTGGCGCGCCAGGATCATTTCGCGGACCTGCAGGCTGGGGTCCATCGCGCCCAGATCGGGAATGGTCACGACAGAGGTGCGGAAATGCGTATAGGGCAGACCGATCGCAACGATCTGATCCTCGACATAGCCGCCGGCGATCTCGCCCGCGGTGGTACATGCGATGACCTCGGCATCCGGAACCGCCTGACTGGCCGCGGCGCAAACCGCCGCAAAATCGGCACGTGGCGTGACGAACAGCGCCAGCAGGGCCAGATCGTCGCCCATTGCCTGGCGCAACGCCCCGCCGATATCAGCGCAATGCGCGTCCAGTCTTGCGACGCGCGTCAACCGCTCGGGGCGGTCGGTCACGGCTCGAACGAACCAAGGCTGCCGATGCGCGCCTCTTGCGCGACCAGCACGGCCTGAGTGCGGCTGTGAACGCCCAGCTTGCGCATGATCGAGGTGACATGCGCCTTGACCGTGGTTTCCGCAATCGACAGCTCATGCGCGATCTGCTTGTTGAACTTGCCTTCGCAGATCAGCGCCAGAATGCGGGCCTGCTGCGCGGTCAGGCTGTTCACCCGGTCGCTTGCGGAATTGCCCGGCGTGCTGTCCGTGGCGCGCGGCAGAATTGTGCCCTCGGGCAGAAAGGTCTGACCCCGCGAGATGGCGTCAAAGGCCGACTGATAGACATGGCGCTGGCTGTGCTTGGGGACAAACCCCGCCGCACCTGCATTGATCGCCGCCGCAATGATGCGCGGATCGGTGACCGAGGACACGATCAGCACCAAAGCGGTGGGCGCTGCCCGGCGCACGCGGATCAACCCATCAAGACCGTCTACATCGGGCAGGTTCAGATCCAGCAGGATGATGTCGGGCGGCGATCCGTTTTCCAGCCGCTCGACGGCCTCGTTCAGCGTTTCGGTGGCGGTGACATCGGTAATGCCCTGCACCATCCGCAAGGTGATCGAGATGGCGTCGCTGAACAGAGGGTGATCCTCGACGATCAGGGCGGTTTCGATCCGGCGTCGCTCGCCGTCACTTTTCGAATCGGGGTATGTGGCTTTTGGCTGCATGAAGCCAGCATAGCGCGATTGCGAGGCGCCGCGCCACGGTTGCGTGTCATGCGGGGGGCGGGTCATGGCAGCTCCGTGACGATATCGCCATTCGGGGCGATGGCGGTGATGCGCGTAGCCGCAGGTCGGGCGCGGCGCAATATGTCAGCAAACGCGCTGCGATCTGCAAAACACAGCGCGGTGGACAGCCCATCGGCCAGCGCCGCGCGGTCGGCCTCGACACTGATCGTCGACCATTGGGGCGGGGCTGCATCCAGCGGGTTCAGGATATGGCCCGCCGGCCCAAGCGCCATGGCGCCGGGCGACGAGGTGGCGACCGCGTTGCCCGACAACGCCCGCGTCAGCACGACGCCCAGATCCGGGTCGCCGACGCCCACGCGCCACGGTCCGCCAAGTGCCGCGAATTCGCCCATATCGACCAGCGCCTGCGTCAGCCCGTGCTGGGCCAGCGTGTCGCGCACCGCATCCGCCGCAAAGCCCTGCGCGATGCCGTTCAGTGTCAGCGCCTGGCCGCGGCCTAGCCGGATTGCCCTGGGTCCGATCACCACCCGGTCCCAGCCAATCGCTGCGCGCGCAGGTGCCGGATCCGTGCCGCTTGCCAGCGCCTGCCAAAGCGGCTGAACCGTCGGATCGAACCGCCCGCCCGTGAGGGTGTGGACCTGCGAGCAAAGGCGCAAAAGCGCGGTGAAATCCGCATCGGGCCGTTCAAGAACGCCATCCCTGTTCAGCCGCGACAGGGCTGAGTCGGCGCGATAGAGGCTGAACAGCGCCTCAATCCGGCGCAACTGTTGCAAGGCTGCGCGCAGTGCCGGTTCTGTTTCAGCCGGGTTGCCGCGCAGGGTGATGCGCGCATCGGCGCCCATGACAATGCCCTGCCAACTGGCTGCCTGCGCCGGGCTTGCGGCGACGGCGCAGGCACTGATAGCCAGAAAGCGGCGGCGGGTCAGACGGACGCTCATTGTGCTGCCTCGGGCAGGCGCAGGGCGCGACGATTGCTCAGCACCAGCGGCACGCATTGCTTTGGATCGTCATGGATGGTCACGCAGTCCAGACATTGGAAACATTCAGAATAGTCGATCTGCCCGGTCTTTTTGATGGCCGAATAGTTGCAGCGCACCCGGCACAGCTGACAGGGCGTGCCACATTCCGCCCGCCGCGCGATCCAGTCGCGCCCGCGCAGCAAGCCGCCGATTGCCATGAACGCGCCTAGCGGGCACAGGTAGCGACAGAACCCCTTGAAGGTCACCAGCCCCAGCACCAGCCAGAACGCGGCATAGGCGACATAATACCAGTCGCGGATAAAGAAGGTGGTGATCGCGGTCTTGAAGGGCTCTATCTCGACGGCCTTGTCCAGATGACCGGGCGAAATCAGCATGGTCGCCACCAGCCCGGCCAGCGCTACGTATTTCACCCTCTTGAGCCGGGCATCCCACCGGGCCGAAGGTTCGATCCGGGGCAGCCGCAGCGCGCGGCCGATATGGTGGGCAAATTCCTGCAGCGCGCCGAACGGGCATAGCCAGCCGCAAAACAAGCCGCGCCCCCACAGCACAAAACCCAGAATCGCCGCCGCCCAGATCAGCAGCGAGAACGGATCATACAGCAGAAAGCTGAGACTGCGCCCGTCGATCAGCGCACGTCCCACGCCAAGCGGTGTGACGATGGACAATTGCCCCTGTCCCCACCAGCCGATGAAACCCACCACGATGGCCAGAATGGTCAGCCGGATCGGTGTAAAGGCGGCCAATCCTGCCAGCCAGCTTTGCCGCAGCAGCAACAGGGGCAGCAGGACGCCCAAACCCACGGCCAGCAGGATCATGTCGGTCTGGCGGTTCTGCAGCGCCTCGCGCCACGGCGGCAGGGTCTGGATAACCTCTGGCGTCAGAAAGAAGCGCGGGTCAGAGGCATAGTCGACTGCGATATGCTGGCTGCCCAGTTCCGGCTGGAACATCCCGTGTTCGCGCACCACCTGCACCTGCAATGCCCATTCCTGAACGGGGTTAAAGCCAAGCCGCCGGTCGGTGCGCAGGATCATCGCGGCACCGTCATGCAGCGCGGCGGGCACCTGATCCGACAGGCCGACCAGCAGATCAGCGTCGCGCAACGCAACCGGCAACCCGCCCTGCTCGGCGGTCAGACGATCCGGCGCGGTATTGCGTACGAAATCCTCCGAGACCAACCCATGGCGGCCGGTATCAATGACCAGAAACGGCTCATCATCCGGAGAGATCTGTTGAAACGCCTGCAGCTCGCGCAGGGTGGCGTCGTTCAGCAGGGCGCGGGCAATCGCGGGCGGGCCGATATCGACCAGCCAGAGGTCAAGATAGGGCGCGTCGGGTTCGGCGGCGGCCTCCGGGTCATCATCCGCCCAGATCGTGCCGGCAAACAGCTGATCGACCTCGGCATTGCTGACGCGCTGATGCGCCACCAGCCCCTGCGCGACCAGATCATCCCAGGAAAGCGCTTCGTCATGGTCGGGATCGGGTGCGGCGGGCGGGCCGCTGGCCACGCCCTGCATCCGTTCCCGCGCAACTTGCAGAGCGGCGGCCAGCACGCTTTCATGTGCGATCCGCACGCTGGCCGTGGCCTTGGTCACCCCGTCCAGATAGACCAGATCACTGCCCGCCCCGCCGCGGCCATAGGCATTGCCCACGACCATAGGGTCCGCGATCGAAAGGCCGGGATATTGTTCGAAAAACGCATGGAACGGTGCCTGACCCAGCCCCGAGACGAAAATCGGCTCGTTATGGTCCAGCAGTTTCACATCCAGAAACCGTCCGTTCAGATCCAGCGTGACCAGCGCATTGATCGGCGCGCCGGAAAAGCCGGGCAGCGGCGCCAGAGGCCCGGTCTCGAACACGTACCCGGCCAGTGCGCCGCCCGAATTCAACAGTTGGTAAACGCCGGTTTCGGTCAGTGCCTTGCCCAGTTCCATCGGTGGGCTGATCAGTGCCTCGATCCGTTCGCGCGGGCTGGGCGCAAGATCTTCTGCAGCCGCCTTGTGGGCGGGCAGGGCCATCAGCCCAAGAGCGAAGATCAGGACCAGCAGCATGCGCATGACGGTCAGCCTAGCCGTGTGACATGGCCTGCCGGAATTCGACTTAGGTCTAGGGGGGATGTTACGACCATGGTCCGGATGGGCAGACCGCGCCGCACGGCCTAGCCTGACCGGCAGGAGGAGGACATGCTGAACCGCATCATCAGGGCCGCCACCTGCATCGCCATCCTACTGGCGCTGCCCGTCTATGGGCAAGCGATCGAGGATGACGGCGGCACGCTCAATCCCGACGAACTGAGCCTGGATCGGATGGCCAACAACGCCCGCGAGGGCAGGCTGGACATGATGACCTGCGCCTCGGGCTATCTGATGACCAAGAGGGGCGATCATGGCAGCGCGCGCGATACCTTTGGTGCCTGTGCCGATGCCGGCTACACCGCCGCGATGACCTGGATGAGCCAGTTGGACAATAATGGTCTTGCCGGCCCCTATGATCCCGATTCCGCCGCAGAATGGAGCCGCCGCGCCGCCGAGGCGGGCGATCCTGTCGGCAAGTTCAACTATGGGCTGGATCTGATCCGAGGCTATGGCGTCGCGCGCGACGAGGCTGCGGGCCGCGCGCTGGTTGATGAGGCTGCCACAGCAGGCGTAGAGCCAGCAATCCGGCTGCGCAACGCAGGCTATGACCCCGACGAGGTGACCCCGGATGCCGATAACTGGCGTTACGGGCCGATGTTCTGATCACCCCCAAGCCGACTGCAAATCGTGATGGCTGAACGGCGCCCCAAGCGGCGTCCGCAGGTTTGATCACGCATGGGGCGTACTGCGAATCACGACCGGATTGTATCTCATACCTAAGTCTTACTACGATACGAGAATTGATCGGTTTTCCGCCGGGTCGTTAACTCGGAGTTGCGTGCGCGTTAAGCGCCCACCCTGAGGGAGGAACCGATGAAGTTACTTGGCGCGACCGCAATTGCGGCGATCATGATGACACTGCCCGCCGTGGCACAGGTCACAGAAGAGGATCTGGCAAGCGATCAGACTGTCACCCAGACGGTGCTGACCAATGGCATGGGGCGCGATCTGCAGCGCTTTAGCCCATTGGATCAGATCAACAAGGAAAACGTCAGCCAACTGGTGCCCGCATGGGCCTTTTCGATGGGCGGCGAAAAGCAGCGCGGACAAGAAGCGCAACCGCTGATCTATGACGGCATCATGTATGTCACCGGCTCTTACTCGCGGCTTTACGCCATCGACGTGAACACCGGCGACGAGTTGTGGCAATATGACGCCCGCCTGCCCGAAGGCATCCTGCCCTGCTGCGATGTGGTCAACCGCGGTGCGGCGATCTATGGCGACAAGATCTTTTTCGGCACTCTGGACGCGCGCATCGTCGCGCTGGACCTGAAAACCGGCGACGTGGTCTGGCGTGACCAGATCGCGGATTACAAGGCGGGCTACAGCTATACCGCCGCGCCGCTGATCGTGGACGGCATGGTCATCACCGGCAATTCCGGCGGCGAATTTGGCGTCGTTGGCGAAGTGCAGGCCCGCAATGCCGACACCGGCGAGATGGTCTGGACCCGCCCGGTGATCGAAGGTCACATGGGCACGCTGAACGGCGAAGACAGCACCATGACCGGCACGCTGAACGCGACCTGGCCGGGCGATATGTGGAAAACCGGCGGCGGGGCGACCTGGTTGGGCGGCTCTTATGACGCTGACACCGATACGCTGGTCTTTGGCACCGGCAACCCGGCGCCGTGGAACAGCCATCTGCGCGATGCAGGGGCGCCGACCGAAGGCAATACCGGCGACAACCTCTATGCCGCCTCGCGCCTTGGCATCGACCCGAAAACCGGCGAGATCAAGTGGCACTTTCAGTCGACGCCGCGCGAAGGCTGGGATTATGACGGCGTGAACGAAGTCGTTGCCTTCACCGATTCCGAAGGCGCCAAGAAATTCGCCACCGCTGACCGGAACGGCTTTTTCTATGTGCTGAACCGCGAAGATGGCGCGTTCATGAATGCATGGCCCTTCGTCAAGGACATCACCTGGGCCAGCGGTATCGACGAGACCGGACGCCCGATCTTCAACGAGGACAACCGTCCCGGCGATCCTTCCGCTGCGACCGAGGGTCAAAAAGGCGAAACCGTGTTCTCGGCACCCGGCTTCCTGGGTGGCAAGAACTGGATGCCCATGGCCTATAGCCAGAATACCGGGCTGTTCTATGTGCCGTCGAACGAATGGGGTATGGATATCTGGAACGAGCCTGTCGCCTACAAGCAGGGCGCGGCCTATCTGGGTTCGGGCTTTACCATCAAGCCGATGTACGAGGACCATATCGGCTCGCTGAAGGCCGTCGATCCGATGACCGGCGAATGGAAGTGGGAATACAAGAACGAAGCCCCTCTGTGGAGCGGCGTGATGACCACCGCCGGCGGTCTGGTCTTCTTCGGCACACCCGAAGGCAAGTTCCTGGCGCTGGATGACGAAACCGGCGAAGAGCTGTGGTCGTTCCAGACCGGCTCGGGCATCGTCGGTCAGCCTGTGACCTGGGACATGGACGGGCAGCAATATGTCTCGATCGTCTCGGGCTGGGGTGGCGCCGTGCCTCTGTGGGGCGGCGAAGTTGCCAGCAAGGTCAACTATCTGAACCAGGGCGGCATGGTCTGGACGTTCCGGATCCCGACTGCGGCAAGTTCGGCCGCGGCTGATCCCGCCGAAGAGGCCCCGGCAGATGAGGCCTCCAGCGGCTGAGACCGCAAGGCATACGCTCACTGCCAAAGTGGCATGACTGCTCCGCCAGCCTTGAGTTGGCGGGGCTTTTTCTTTGGTCGGAGGGTGGCTTTTCGCTAGCCAAGGCAGCAGTTTGCGTGGTCGCGCCGATACCTTTCCGCCGCATGTCGAAGGAAAAGGGAACCACGGCCATCACCTGATTTGTGCAACAGAGCGCCACCGCCCTCTAAACGGGTCGCTATTTCTCAAAGGGATGCCGCCGAATGGACCTGACCCAAATCCTGACATTTACCGGCGTCGCGGCAATGTTGGTCATGTCGCCCGGTCCAAACGGTCTGCTGATCGCCAAAACCGTTCCCACCTTGGGGCGCGCAGTTCGGGCTTTCAACGCGGTTTTCAGGCCTTCACCGGGGCCGTGTCCATCGGCTTCGGGTTGAAATTGTCTGCATTCAGTCAAGGCTGAAAGATATTAATATTACATTATATTTATTTAATTAATTTGATATTAAATTAAAATAATGTTATTTTAATTAAAATAAGTAAATCAAATATTAAATTAACGCCGCTCGCATGACCACGGCAATTGGGCGCAGCGGCGTCTGTGGCGGAGTGCCGATATGCGTTTCATGTCCCAAGGGCTAATGGCTGCGGCAGTGCTGGTCGGTACGCTGATCCCGACCGCAGCCCCGGCGCTGAATATCGAGTTGGTTTACGACCCGAATATCCCCGGCGCGATTGATCCTTGTGTTCCCGCCTCAGATCCGTTGTTGCACTGTGGTCGCGACGCCGATCTTGCGCGGATCATGCGGGCGGCGGCAGATCACTGGTCCTCGATCATTCGCGACGATCAGGACATTCTGATCCGCTATGGCTGGCTATCACCCGAGGTAAGCAGCCTGCCGGACGCCAATGCCCTATCCTTGGACGCTCAGGGTCTTCCGACCGAAGGCCGGATCCGAATCCCCGCCGATGAAAGCTATTTCTTCGACCCCACGCCCGATCTGGACGAGGAATATCCGATGCGCCCCAAACTACTGCGCACCATGCGCGAGGACGAGAATCTGGACGCCATTGTCGGTGACCCGATAGAGATATTCGAGGTCGCCTATAACGGCATGAATACCGACATCAGATCTGACCTCCTTACCGCAGCGTTGCACGAGATCGGCCATATTCTTGGCTTTGACCGCGACATCATCTCGGCAGAGCCTGACCCGGTCTGTACCTCCGATGACCTGCAAATCGCGGTGCCGGGCTATGTCGCGGGTGCGGCAGGGGTAGCGCTGCTCGGTTTCAGCAATGCCGGCCGCGCGCAGGATTGTCAGCACCTCGCGTTGGGCGGGATCGCCAGTTGTCGCCTTCCCACACCGGCTGGCCAAGACCCCGAGGACAACAACAGCACCGGGCCCAGCACCTCTCCCGGCATTCGCCTGCATGAATGTGTCGAGCATCAGGCACTGATGTGGACGGGAATCTTGCCATGGCGGCGCGTGCGACCCGGTCTGGCCGAAATCGGCGCTCTGGCAACGGCCGCGGGCTGGCAGGATATCCGGCTGCCACGCAGCTATCTGCGGCGCCAGGGCTTTCTGGATCAGCCGCAAACCTGGTTGGGGGGCCGTGTGCCCGGACCCGATGATCCGGTCTTTGTGGTCCGGCAGGCCGCGAATTCGCAGATCACCCGGTTGCGGGTGCGTCAGGATGCGGGGATCGACAGCCTCTATATCGCCGATAGCGACCGGGTCGTGGTCGAACAGGGGCGGCTGGCCGTGCGCGGCCTGACGACCA is drawn from Paracoccus tegillarcae and contains these coding sequences:
- a CDS encoding PAS-domain containing protein translates to MTNHLLDPADPPERQLTKLGAICKALMNRVEAQTDADGAAYAQFERAVVLEEEVRRRTSELETALRLLNESNERLSDANTQIERERRDVESALETVQEGFALFDQDDQLKLFNTRFCWGLRDIRERLQLGMGFADYIRLASESAHLRLSEGTSRDDWRRARMGSHGQPHANLTIGLTGDHWLQISEHRTANGGTAIIQTDVTDLIRAERAARENLLDNQSQVISAALDHLAQGVAVFDRDARLVLWNSQFRILTRLPPSAFRIGSDFERVVEQLQQLFVMPDTATRNRISDWVRDQRLRTAPVFLELPGRQGGTLETFMQNLPDDGFIISMTDITRERESLADLERVNQSLEQRVRIRTAELQQALRGAERANAAKNRFVAAASHDLLQPLSAAKLYLTGAKEGPHGDTIAKAEQALQNVEDIIEALLDISRLDSEEEPLDRYPFPLIDILRPVASALAPLAEAKGLDLRILPSNVHVVSDAAFLRRILQNLISNAIRYTETGRVLIGTRRRGSTVRLEVWDTGPGIREADQRVIFEEFRRLNRRASASEGMGLGLAIVERACARLDHPLELQSVQGRGSVFKVTVPLAGSQPAGYASTTPHPIADGEELILPDDGLIVLLVDDDDQLREALVALLDGWGVSVLQAGSYAEALTLLDEAGIVPDALLLDYQLGEGETGLDLAREIEARYGRRPGRIISADRSPALVEACLAEGLALLQKPLDMAQLRGFLAAVVPSGG
- a CDS encoding substrate-binding periplasmic protein; this translates as MRSTAGIWAKGGALCALLAVLGAGAADPVKAQQPADAASDGGLSPFAVTNAPAGAPSTAKQDPCADYIPQPKPQNASRDIVGQDLDTIVERGFMTFAVYDDFPPYSWQDGDTPTGVDVEIARLIADSIGVDARFTFVMAGENLETDLRLNIWQGSALNAPVVNVMMRVPYDSHFACRVEQVVFNGQYAEESIAIAYADSDYPDGGPVPAYFRFDTVAVENDSISDFYLSGFAGGQTAAGVRRYPTMAEAMQALADGEVMAAMGPRAQLEYGIAQAGPDAGISLHQPPLPGLAKSRWTLGTGEHFAYRPLAYTVDDAIAAGLQDGRIAAIFESYGLTHQPPDR
- a CDS encoding 4Fe-4S binding protein; translation: MRMLLVLIFALGLMALPAHKAAAEDLAPSPRERIEALISPPMELGKALTETGVYQLLNSGGALAGYVFETGPLAPLPGFSGAPINALVTLDLNGRFLDVKLLDHNEPIFVSGLGQAPFHAFFEQYPGLSIADPMVVGNAYGRGGAGSDLVYLDGVTKATASVRIAHESVLAAALQVARERMQGVASGPPAAPDPDHDEALSWDDLVAQGLVAHQRVSNAEVDQLFAGTIWADDDPEAAAEPDAPYLDLWLVDIGPPAIARALLNDATLRELQAFQQISPDDEPFLVIDTGRHGLVSEDFVRNTAPDRLTAEQGGLPVALRDADLLVGLSDQVPAALHDGAAMILRTDRRLGFNPVQEWALQVQVVREHGMFQPELGSQHIAVDYASDPRFFLTPEVIQTLPPWREALQNRQTDMILLAVGLGVLLPLLLLRQSWLAGLAAFTPIRLTILAIVVGFIGWWGQGQLSIVTPLGVGRALIDGRSLSFLLYDPFSLLIWAAAILGFVLWGRGLFCGWLCPFGALQEFAHHIGRALRLPRIEPSARWDARLKRVKYVALAGLVATMLISPGHLDKAVEIEPFKTAITTFFIRDWYYVAYAAFWLVLGLVTFKGFCRYLCPLGAFMAIGGLLRGRDWIARRAECGTPCQLCRVRCNYSAIKKTGQIDYSECFQCLDCVTIHDDPKQCVPLVLSNRRALRLPEAAQ
- a CDS encoding FIST N-terminal domain-containing protein — its product is MTDRPERLTRVARLDAHCADIGGALRQAMGDDLALLALFVTPRADFAAVCAAASQAVPDAEVIACTTAGEIAGGYVEDQIVAIGLPYTHFRTSVVTIPDLGAMDPSLQVREMILARQMTAEDGPDFRHEFAFLMVDGLTMREDALMRMVAQGLGPVPLFGGSAADGLRFERCLIGRGGHVMTNAAVIAFVRTDCPIKVFSFDHLEAGDRRMVVTRADRDRRIVQRINDEPAAREYARILGKDPDQLTTLSFSAHPLVVRVGGAFYVRSIQRITEDGDLVFYSAIDEGVVLTVAQNRDIAQTLEQDLQAIAGAGDLDRILMCDCILRRQEAEQTQLTRQMSDSLRRHDVVGFSTYGEQYGAMHVNMTMTGVAFYHPHRSGAR
- a CDS encoding response regulator transcription factor codes for the protein MTRPPHDTQPWRGASQSRYAGFMQPKATYPDSKSDGERRRIETALIVEDHPLFSDAISITLRMVQGITDVTATETLNEAVERLENGSPPDIILLDLNLPDVDGLDGLIRVRRAAPTALVLIVSSVTDPRIIAAAINAGAAGFVPKHSQRHVYQSAFDAISRGQTFLPEGTILPRATDSTPGNSASDRVNSLTAQQARILALICEGKFNKQIAHELSIAETTVKAHVTSIMRKLGVHSRTQAVLVAQEARIGSLGSFEP
- a CDS encoding FAD:protein FMN transferase; protein product: MSVRLTRRRFLAISACAVAASPAQAASWQGIVMGADARITLRGNPAETEPALRAALQQLRRIEALFSLYRADSALSRLNRDGVLERPDADFTALLRLCSQVHTLTGGRFDPTVQPLWQALASGTDPAPARAAIGWDRVVIGPRAIRLGRGQALTLNGIAQGFAADAVRDTLAQHGLTQALVDMGEFAALGGPWRVGVGDPDLGVVLTRALSGNAVATSSPGAMALGPAGHILNPLDAAPPQWSTISVEADRAALADGLSTALCFADRSAFADILRRARPAATRITAIAPNGDIVTELP